In the Pleuronectes platessa chromosome 8, fPlePla1.1, whole genome shotgun sequence genome, one interval contains:
- the rlim gene encoding E3 ubiquitin-protein ligase RLIM, producing MEGSDSSEQSGSDQPESQRRRQLDRLDREEAFYQFVNNLSDEDYRLMRDNNLLGTPGEVTEDELFNRLQQIKDGPDQPNNNTPSTDVGEEPAVQPESSEDPAGGDSLLDWLNTVRRTGNTTRTGHRGNQSWRAVSQTNPNSGDFRFSLEISVNRNLAEQQAAAEGEQESPEGQEQEVVASAEPQVPMETEVVEEPVVEELAVIVEPEPELEEVVSPEILEESPSSPAALPVQPPLSLSPRRGQRRPRSRSPEPRRTRARTARSRSPLSLDQLDGLPNPRPAPNSQVPTPATSSPPLPQVEGSSRTRQHVLSRQSIADSDVQPSRASAESVPEVQNVEAQEGEAAGGEAGAAGRRPPTIMLDLQVRRVRPGEYRQRDSIASRTRSRSQNSNNTFLYESERGGFRRTFSRSERAGVRTYVSTIRIPIRRISDAGLGEATSMALQSMIRQIMTGFGELGYLMDSDSDSSDSNRGASTPSDLGETLNNPEATPAAVSTPAADVDEPPAAAGVRARTVETDLVEGLATAPPASGGRARPRPAISLEEPSSLPFLRLAHFFLLNDDDEDQPQGLTKEQIDNLSMRNFGETDALKTCSVCITEYAEGNKLRKLPCSHEYHVHCIDRWLSENSTCPICRRAVLVSANRESVV from the exons ATGGAGGGGTCTGACAGTTCGGAGCAGAGTGGCAGTGACCAGCCGGAGTCACAGCGCAGAAGGCAGCTGGACCGCCTGGACAGGGAGGAGGCCTTCTACCAGTTTGTCAACAATCTCAGTGATGAGGACTATCGGCTCATGAGAGACAACAATCTGTTAGGAACCCCAG GAGAGGTAACGGAGGATGAGCTGTTTAATAGACTTCAGCAAATCAAAGATGGTCCAGACCAGCCAAATAACAACACCCCTAGTACTGACGTTGGAGAAGAGCCAGCTG TACAACCAGAAAGCTCAGAGGATCCGGCCGGTGGAGATAGTCTCCTGGACTGGCTAAACACAGTGAGACGCACCGGCAATACAACCAGAACTGGACATCGCGGAAACCAGTCATGGCGGGCAGTAAGCCAGACCAACCCAAACAGTGGCGATTTTCGTTTCAGCCTTGAAATCAGCGTCAACCGTAACCTGGCCGAACAGCAGGCAGCTGCCGAAGGGGAGCAGGAGTCTCCAGAGGGTCAAGAACAAGAAGTAGTGGCCAGTGCTGAACCTCAGGTCCCCATGGAGACAGAAGTGGTGGAAGAACCAGTTGTAGAGGAGTTGGCTGTCATTGTGGAGCCAGAGCCTGAGCTAGAAGAGGTTGTTTCACCAGAGATTTTAGAAGAATCTCCCAGCTCACCTGCTGCCTTGCCAGTACAACCcccactttctctttctccacgCAGAGGTCAAAGGAGACCCCGTAGCAGAAGTCCAGAACCACGAAGGACAAGGGCGCGTACAGCCAGGAGCCGTTCCCCTCTGAGCTTGGATCAGCTGGATGGTCTCCCTAATCCACGTCCGGCTCCCAACTCTCAAGTCCCTACCCCTGCTACCAGTTCTCCCCCTCTGCCTCAAGTAGAGGGAAGTTCACGGACTCGACAGCATGTTCTTTCGAGGCAAAGCATAGCTGACAGTGATGTACAGCCATCTAGGGCAAGTGCCGAATCTGTCCCAGAGGTCCAAAATGTTGAAGCTCAGGAAGGAGAGGCTGCTGGGGGAGAGGCTGGTGCAGCAGGACGCCGTCCACCTACTATTATGCTAGATCTCCAGGTGCGTCGTGTGCGTCCAGGTGAATATCGGCAAAGAGACAGCATTGCCAGTCGTACCCGCTCACGCTCCCAGAACTCAAACAACACATTTCTTTATGAAAGTGAGCGTGGTGGATTTCGTAGGACTTTCTCACGCTCTGAGCGTGCTGGTGTGAGGACCTACGTCAGCACTATTCGCATCCCTATTCGAAGAATCTCTGATGCAGGTTTGGGAGAGGCCACATCAATGGCTCTCCAGTCTATGATTAGACAGATTATGACTGGTTTTGGTGAACTTGGCTACCTCATGGATTCAGACTCTGACTCTTCAGATTCAAACCGTGGAGCCAGCACACCTTCGGATCTGGGTGAAACCCTCAACAACCCAGAAGCTACTCCCGCTGCTGTTTCGACTCCTGCTGCCGATGTTGATGAGccgcctgcagctgctggagtcAGAGCACGGACAGTTGAGACTGATTTGGTTGAGGGACTTGCCACGGCTCCGCCGGCATCTGGTGGCAGGGCTCGACCTAGACCAGCTATCAGTTTAGAGGAGCCCAGCTCGCTGCCCTTCCTGCGACTCGCCCACTTCTTCCTtctaaatgatgatgatgaggaccaGCCCCAAGGGCTTACTAAAGAGCAGATTGACAATCTCTCCATGCGCAACTTTGGCGAGACTGATGCCTTGAAAACTTGCAGCGTCTGCATAACAGAGTATGCAGAAGGTAACAAGCTACGTAAACTACCCTGCTCTCATGAGTATCATGTGCACTGCATTGATCGCTGGCTCTCTGAAAACTCAACTTGCCCCATCTGCCGCAGGGCTGTCCTGGTGTCAGCCAACCGAGAGAGTGTGGTGTAG